Below is a genomic region from Deltaproteobacteria bacterium.
ACGCACGAGGATGTCGGCGAACGGCTCGACCCCTGCCGCCTCCCTGACGCCGGTCCCGATCCCCGGCAATATTTTCCTGATCCCCGCCACGATGCCTCCCGCCAATCCGATTCTATCCCTTGCCTACATGGAAAACTTATCGGCGATGTTCCGTATCGCCGCCACGACCTCCGCCGGCTCCATGCGCACAGTGTAATCCGGGTCCGCCTCCCCTGCCCGGACGATGCCGTCCTGATCCAGCACGTAGGTCGCCGGAACGGGAAGTTCCCATCGTTCCGCGCCGTTGTATTTTTCCAGGTTCAAACCGAACTTCTCCAGGTAAAGCGTCTTGACCTCCCCGGGTACGGCGAACCAGAGGCGATACTTCTTGAGAACCTCACTCGTCGTGTCGCTCAGGATGTCGATGGGGATCGCGTGCTTCTCCGCCATCGTCAGCGTGTTGTCGGGAAGTTCCGGGCTGATGGCCAAAAGATCCGCGCCGAGCGACCGGATCGTTTGCAATTCCTTCGCCAGAGCTGCCAGCTCCAGGTTGCAGTACGGTCACCAGACCCCACGGTAGAAGTTGAGGACCACCGGGCCCCTGGACAACCGGTCGGAAAGCCTCACCATCTCGCCCCGCTGGTTCGGAAGGGTAAAGTCCGGTGCGCGCTCCCCGATCCGCAGCCCCGCCGCTCCCGATTCCCTCGTGTAGTCGATCCCCCGGCGGATGATCGCCATGACCTCTGGCGGCCGCTTCCGGGACGCGTCGAATTCCGCGATCTTCTCCTTCAAGTTCATCGGCGTTCCTCCCGTTGATTCATTGGAACTGCTGTTTGTGACCGCTTCCCATCGCGATCGCCGGCCGCAGAAAGACCTTAAGGGTTTCGATGCAGGACTCCAGCGGAGCCGCCTTCTTCCGGAGCCGTGACAGCATGATTCCCCCTTCCAACGTGGCGACCACCTGCCGGGCAAGGTCGTGGGCCGCGATGTCATCGCGGAAATCGCCTGCCTGCTGACCGCCAGCGATCACACGAGAGATCCGGTCGGTCCAGGCGACGAAGACTCCGTCGACCAGGGCCGCCATCTCCGGGGCGGAGTCGCAGGATTCAAGAGCCGTATTTCCGAACAGGCATCCTCCGACGAATCCGGCGCTCCGGTGGTAGTTCAATACGGCATCGAAGAAGTTTTCCAAGGCGATTCGGGACGTGGCGCCCGTCAGCGATCCGTCGACAAACGCCATGAACCGGTCGGCCGCCTTCCTTATCACCTCGCGGCCGATCTCTCCCTTGTCCCGGAAGTGGAAGTAGAGACTTCCTTTGTGTACCCCGGCGGCGGAAAGAATTTCGCCGATGCTGGTAGCGGCGATCCCCTTGCGTTGGATCAGGCGGCTCGCCTCGTCCAGAATGTGATCGCGCGTTCGTTCCCCTTTGGTCGCCATGGCCGCTCCGAAATATAAATAGACCGATAGGTCAATTATACAGGCAGCTGTCCTCCCGTCAATACCGTTCGCAACAGGTCATGACGATGCGGGGCAATGCCCGGGATTCGAAAATTCATAAGAAAATATTACGGGAAGACTTCCGCTGTCAGTATCTCCCACAGGCTCTCTCTTTCGAGGGCAATACCTCCAGGCACGTCGTCCACCACCCCGTCTCGATCGTCTGGACGAACGGCTCGGCGATCTTCTCGGCGCGCATCTCCGACGCGAGTCGTTCGTGATCGTACCGGAGGGGGATGAACGACGCGTCGGGCTCCTCGCCCGAAAGGTCCAGGATGGCATACCACACGTGGGTCTGTCCGTCGTTGGCGGGCCGGCCGATCGCCCCGACGTTGATCACGAGGCGCCCGTCGGGCAGGCGGCGCTTCCACGGGATGCCCGTGTGCGTCACCGCGAGGACGTCGCACCGCGCGTCGTCGAGCAAACGGGCGAGAAACGGATCGGGGGACAGCGACTCCCACAGGAACTCGTTCTGCCGCCTCGGGGAGCCGTGGCACAGCAGGATCCGCTCCCCCCGGGGGCCCCGGAGACGGATCTCGTCGGGAAGGGTCGCCAGGAAATCCTTGTTCCGCTCGGAAGTCTTCCGGAAGGTGTAGGCGTACGAAAGCGCGGCGAAATGGTTGTCCCGCGGGTCGGTATAGCCGCAGGCGCAGTCCCCCCGGCGCATCCCGACGGAGCGGTCGTAGTTTCCCTGGACGATCGAGATCGCCGCCTTCCTTAGAATTTCGACGGAATGGTCGGGGTGAGGCCCGAAGGCGCCCACGTCCCCGAGGCAGAAGATCTCCGAAGCGCGGGAGGGAGCGTCGTCAAGAAGCGCGGCCAGGGCAAGGTGGTTGTTGTAGACCCCTCCGAAGAGGGCGACCCGACCGGAAACCTCGTCCATCCCCTACTCCTCCCGAACCGCCGTGGCGGCGTTCGCGCACACGGCCCCGTGCCGGAAACAGGTGGCGCAGGCGCCGTACGAGAGCGGGAAGGGACGGAACGATTCCTCAAGCGTGTCCCCCATCCGTCCGCCCTGCTCGTTCACGAGGATCGGGCAGACCCATATTCCCCGGGAGGTGGCCACTCTTGCCGTGGAGCACAGGAGCTGCTCGGGCCCCAGGAGTTCCAGCATCTCCGCGGTGATGCGATCGCCTTCCCCGTACCCCCCGGACCGCTCCTCCTCCCGCCCGACGCGAAATGCCGGGAGAAACTTGACCCGGGGCTTCCGGATTTCCCTCGCGCTCAGGAGCCTCTCGAATTCCTCCAGCGCCGCCGGGGCGTCCTCCTCGCCGAATTGCACGGCGGTCACGATGGGAAGGAAGCTCGCCTTTTCCAGCCGGGCAACTCCCGCGAGTGCTTTCCCGTAGCTCCCCTTCCCTCGGATCCGGTCGTTTTCCTCCTCCGAGGAGGCGTCCAGGGAAACCCGGATCTCAAGGGAGTACCGGGAATCCCTGGCCGCGTTCGCGAGCCGCTCGACGATCCGGTCGGTCAGCAAGGTCCCGTTGGTCAGGATGGTCGCCGGGAACCGGCCCAGCGTGTCGCCGACGATCTCCGCCATCTCCGGGTGGAGGAACGGCTCCCCGCCCGTGAAGACGACGTCCCGCACCCCCGCCGCCTCCGCTTCATCGAGAAGGGTTCGCACATCATCCCGCGAGAGGGCCGGCATCTCCCGGTTCCCCGGGCCGGACGCATTGAAGCAGTGCGCGCACCGGAGGTTGCAGGAAAGGCCCGCCACCTGGATCCACAGGCTGTCGAGTCCGTGAAACGGGCAGTTCGGGGCCGTCATCGTCACGACCTCTCCCGCTCCGGGGCCGGCCGCAGCCAGGCACCCGCCAGGTAGACCGCGAAGCAGAGAGGGATGCCGACGAGGTTCACCCATAGCAGGTTGCCGTACTTCCCTGCCCCGATGCTGCCATGGAACCATTTCAGGCTCAGTCCCAGCCCGAAGAGAAGCCCCAGCAGGACGCTCGCGTGGTAAGAGACCGCACCGGCGCGCCGCCATCCCGACAGCAGGAAGACGGGAGTGAGCCCGATGACCATCGTGCCGCTCACCGTGGTGGCGGAAAGGATCGCGGGTTTAGCATAGATCATCAGGTTCCCAAGGATGCCCAGCAGGACCATCGCCCCCCTCGCAAGGACGACCTTGTCCACCTTCCATCCCGAAAGCACCTCGAACGAGACCAACTTCCCGATGGAACTGAAGGTCGAGTCGATCGTCGAGCATCCGCTGGTCAGCATCATCAGGTTCATGAAGAACAGGAGCGGCAGGCCGAAGGCCGCCGCCGTGCCGATCGTGGAATTTCCCCCGACTCCCTCCACCCGGTTGTAGATCCCGACGAAACTGAACAGGAGGATGAACAGGACCCCCAGGATCCCCGCCACGGTGAACGACCGGAGCATTTTCCGCGGCTCGGTGATGAAGGCCCGGTCGGTCATCACGGGGTCGTGGAAGGGGTAAGAGAAGACCTGGAGCAGTGCCACGAGGATCAGGTCCACCCCCCCGGAGAGGGTCCAGGACCCGCTGAGGATCATTTCCCTCGGGTGCCCCGCGGGGAAGATGTACGCCAGGATGAGGAAGAGGATGACGGCGGCCATGACCATCTGCACGGTGTCCGTCACGATGCTGCTGCGCAACCCTCCCTTCAGGACATAAGCGAGCACCAACGCCGTGATGGCCCAGGAGGCGACATAGTACGCCGTACTCTCCCTCGGGCCGAAATACTGCGCCATGACGATCGTGTTGCTCCAGATCTCGTTCCAGAGGCGGAAGAGGAGAATCAGCGAGAAGAGCCAGATGGCGCCTGTTCCGAATCGGGTTCCCAGGTAATGGTGGATGCTCCGGAACCCCTTTTTCCGGAGGCGGTAGAGCACCACCCCGGCGACGAGGAAGGAGAGCCAGTACGCGGCATACGCCACACCGCCCGGAAGCCCGAATTTCTGCCCCAGGTCCGCCGCGTTCTGGACCGATTTCGCGAAGATCCAGGCGATGAGGACGCTCGACGTGAGGAAAAAGGCGCTGGTCTCCCTCCCCGCTTCATCCTTCCCCCGGAAAAACTGTGCCGCCGGGTCCTTCCCGCGGGCCCGCGGGGAGATCGCGAACATCACGATTCCGAAGACGACGAG
It encodes:
- a CDS encoding AhpC/TSA family protein, which codes for MVRLSDRLSRGPVVLNFYRGVWUPYCNLELAALAKELQTIRSLGADLLAISPELPDNTLTMAEKHAIPIDILSDTTSEVLKKYRLWFAVPGEVKTLYLEKFGLNLEKYNGAERWELPVPATYVLDQDGIVRAGEADPDYTVRMEPAEVVAAIRNIADKFSM
- a CDS encoding redoxin domain-containing protein, yielding MNLKEKIAEFDASRKRPPEVMAIIRRGIDYTRESGAAGLRIGERAPDFTLPNQRGEMVRLSDRLSRGPVVLNFYRGVW
- a CDS encoding TetR/AcrR family transcriptional regulator; protein product: MATKGERTRDHILDEASRLIQRKGIAATSIGEILSAAGVHKGSLYFHFRDKGEIGREVIRKAADRFMAFVDGSLTGATSRIALENFFDAVLNYHRSAGFVGGCLFGNTALESCDSAPEMAALVDGVFVAWTDRISRVIAGGQQAGDFRDDIAAHDLARQVVATLEGGIMLSRLRKKAAPLESCIETLKVFLRPAIAMGSGHKQQFQ
- a CDS encoding metallophosphatase family protein codes for the protein MDEVSGRVALFGGVYNNHLALAALLDDAPSRASEIFCLGDVGAFGPHPDHSVEILRKAAISIVQGNYDRSVGMRRGDCACGYTDPRDNHFAALSYAYTFRKTSERNKDFLATLPDEIRLRGPRGERILLCHGSPRRQNEFLWESLSPDPFLARLLDDARCDVLAVTHTGIPWKRRLPDGRLVINVGAIGRPANDGQTHVWYAILDLSGEEPDASFIPLRYDHERLASEMRAEKIAEPFVQTIETGWWTTCLEVLPSKERACGRY
- a CDS encoding radical SAM protein, translated to MTAPNCPFHGLDSLWIQVAGLSCNLRCAHCFNASGPGNREMPALSRDDVRTLLDEAEAAGVRDVVFTGGEPFLHPEMAEIVGDTLGRFPATILTNGTLLTDRIVERLANAARDSRYSLEIRVSLDASSEEENDRIRGKGSYGKALAGVARLEKASFLPIVTAVQFGEEDAPAALEEFERLLSAREIRKPRVKFLPAFRVGREEERSGGYGEGDRITAEMLELLGPEQLLCSTARVATSRGIWVCPILVNEQGGRMGDTLEESFRPFPLSYGACATCFRHGAVCANAATAVREE
- a CDS encoding sodium:solute symporter, whose translation is MDAHWMNWGILVVFGIVMFAISPRARGKDPAAQFFRGKDEAGRETSAFFLTSSVLIAWIFAKSVQNAADLGQKFGLPGGVAYAAYWLSFLVAGVVLYRLRKKGFRSIHHYLGTRFGTGAIWLFSLILLFRLWNEIWSNTIVMAQYFGPRESTAYYVASWAITALVLAYVLKGGLRSSIVTDTVQMVMAAVILFLILAYIFPAGHPREMILSGSWTLSGGVDLILVALLQVFSYPFHDPVMTDRAFITEPRKMLRSFTVAGILGVLFILLFSFVGIYNRVEGVGGNSTIGTAAAFGLPLLFFMNLMMLTSGCSTIDSTFSSIGKLVSFEVLSGWKVDKVVLARGAMVLLGILGNLMIYAKPAILSATTVSGTMVIGLTPVFLLSGWRRAGAVSYHASVLLGLLFGLGLSLKWFHGSIGAGKYGNLLWVNLVGIPLCFAVYLAGAWLRPAPERERS